From the genome of Glycine max cultivar Williams 82 chromosome 2, Glycine_max_v4.0, whole genome shotgun sequence, one region includes:
- the LOC100799140 gene encoding uncharacterized protein At5g41620: MKYSGKGSLPAGIASRSVNNNPSPDSDLEPAKPFQRWKPRTPGTRLRRHGGKRSRPETPLLKWKIHDDPLEDDRKSSVAGSRRRTCRSAKKQAEVAVSARRLAAGLWRLHLPETAANDDRKGLEHKHGIGHAGLQFLGHPNGMTHGSDMKKNPSQSPRSIFGTKNGHFCEPECFQFSNNEMEGATKWDPLCSKTADEAQHIYSHMKHVDQKASAVSVISALGAELEQARTRIQELETEHHSSKKKLEHFLKKVSEERAQWKSKEHEKIRAYIDDIKAELNQERKNRQRIEIVNSRLVNELADVKLSAKRYMLDYEKERKARELIEEVCDELAKEIGEDKAEVEALKRESMKFREEVEEERKMLQMAEVWREERVQMKLIDAKVALEEKYSQMNKLVAELESFIRSKSAEPNTMEMKEAQSLQQAAAAMNIQDIKGFSYEPPNSDDIFAIFEDANFGEANEREIEPCVSHSPASLASNIHMVSPEANAISKGGIQRHSDVFLDDNGDIEGDESGWETVSHVEDQGSSYSPEGSTRSLNRNHRESNVSGRSVLEWEETAGEETPITEISEVCSIPTKQAKKVSSITRLWRSTYPNNGDNYKIISVEGMNGRLSNGMLSNGGIMSPDHGSGKGGLSPQDLLYQLSPESGSPHAHRGMKGCIPRTVQKNSLKARLMEARMESQKVQLRHVLKQKI; encoded by the exons ATGAAGTATTCCGGCAAGGGGAGTTTACCGGCGGGCATTGCTTCGAGGAGCGTGAACAACAACCCTTCGCCGGACTCAGATCTTGAACCGGCGAAGCCCTTTCAGAGGTGGAAACCGAGAACTCCGGGGACACGGTTGAGGAGACACGGTGGCAAACGGAGCAGACCCGAAACCCCTCTTTTGAAGTGGAAGATCCATGACGATCCACTCGAAGACGACCGGAAGTCTTCCGTCGCGGGGTCCCGTCGGAGAACGTGCCGGAGCGCCAAGAAGCAAGCCGAAGTCGCCGTGTCGGCGAGGAGACTCGCCGCCGGGCTGTGGAGGTTGCATCTGCCGGAAACAGCCGCCAATGATGACCGGAAGGGGTTGGAACATAAG CATGGAATTGGTCACGCAGGGCTCCAGTTCCTTGGTCATCCTAATGGCATGACCCATGGTTCTGATATGAAGAAGAATCCATCTCAAAGTCCCCGTTCCATATTTGGAACAAAGAATGGTCACTTCTGTgag CCTGAATGTTTCCAGTTTTCCAACAATGAAATGGAGGGTGCAACAAAATGGGATCCTTTATGTTCAAAAACTGCAGATGAAGCTCAGCATATTTACAGCCACATGAAACATGTTGACCAAAAGGCGAGTGCTGTATCTGTTATATCTGCTCTCGGAGCTGAACTTGAGCAGGCTCGAACACGAATTCAGGAACTTGAGACTGAACACCACTCCTCCAAAAAGAAGCTTGAGCATTTCCTGAAGAAAGTCAGTGAGGAAAGGGCCCAATGGAAAAGCAAAGAGCATGAGAAAATCCGTGCATACATTGATGACATTAAAGCAGAGTTAAATCAAGAAAGGAAAAATCGCCAGAGGATTGAAATTGTCAATTCGAGGTTGGTTAATGAGTTAGCAGATGTCAAACTCTCTGCAAAGCGCTACATGCTGGATTATGAGAAGGAAAGGAAGGCCAGAGAATTGATCGAGGAAGTGTGTGATGAGCTTGCCAAGGAAATTGGAGAAGACAAGGCTGAAGTTGAAGCATTGAAGAGGGAATCTATGAAATTCAGGGAAGAAGTGGAAGAGGAGAGGAAGATGTTACAGATGGCAGAAGTATGGCGTGAAGAACGAGTTCAAATGAAATTGATAGATGCAAAAGTTGCTCTTGAAGAGAAGTATTCACAGATGAATAAACTTGTTGCAGAGTTGGAAAGTTTTATCAGGTCAAAAAGTGCAGAGCCAAACACAATGGAGATGAAAGAGGCACAGTCACTTCAACAGGCTGCTGCTGCAATGAACATTCAAGACATTAAGGGATTTTCATATGAACCCCCTAACTCTGATGACATTTTTGCCATTTTTGAAGATGCAAATTTTGGGGAAGCAAATGAGAGGGAGATTGAACCATGTGTTTCTCATAGTCCTGCTAGTCTTGCCTCAAATATTCACATGGTGAGTCCTGAAGCCAATGCAATAAGTAAAGGTGGCATTCAGAGGCATTCTGATGTATTTTTGGATGATAATGGGGATATAGAAGGAGATGAAAGCGGATGGGAAACTGTGAGCCATGTCGAGGATCAAGGCTCGAGTTATTCACCAGAAGGGAGTACCCGATCTTTGAACAGGAATCATCGAGAGAGTAACGTTTCAGGGAGAAGTGTACTTGAATGGGAAGAAACTGCAGGTGAGGAGACACCAATAACTGAAATAAGTGAAGTGTGCTCTATACCAACTAAGCAAGCAAAGAAGGTATCATCCATAACCAGGCTTTGGAGGTCAACATACCCAAACAATGGGGATAATTACAAGATAATCTCTGTGGAGGGAATGAATGGGAGACTTTCAAATGGAATGTTATCTAATGGTGGCATCATGTCTCCTGATCATGGATCAGGTAAAGGTGGGCTGAGTCCCCAAGACCTTCTATACCAGTTGAGTCCCGAATCAGGAAGTCCTCATGCACATCGAGGCATGAAGGGATGCATTCCTCGCACTGTGCAGAAGAATAGTTTGAAAGCCAGACTTATGGAGGCGAGAATGGAAAGCCAGAAGGTTCAGTTGCGCCATGTTCTTAAACAGAAGATTTAG
- the LOC100798619 gene encoding uncharacterized protein yields MENFEVPSFSLGLDETPPHSPIHPSPSPADLHVSDSDPESRPYPPRPLLKRFRRDLPPPCLDADDDIEEFSSQEDPDQGHAFPSAWNRNHSVCSSSKVSLNGSGVLTPHSCSNSSSRDRKRKELSNDVPASSRLETRKSGLMFPKLNTSPLRRFQLIDSDSDDADVDVGADKVNPNSHLEQDKKTLVDLNGNEDLWKDFSPVKNVYVNRFQLLSDSDDLDVDVGAANKANLDSNLEKNKKTLLDEDLWKDFSPVKNVSVPTPAFNEMCEEYFRSAYCKEVGGGDVSKSFNERNPGVSSSCQRDQQQQESTDPVHPAHSYFFHEDPRIRRLVCSRLQNFNPLGTINTVNQQPNVSHIDYMRQFGNGGASNMQGVQNGRVSNSTRGKNKSSNLNVEGYFDASGGWMDPKFVSPFSHGKSSRKKATKRNSTKNSVSKSNNKTNKSNPSNQSSEGWVEPRSCTSLPKDAGKRRVQASGQSAGHWFTSPEGRKVYVNKSGEELTGRNAYRQYRKESGAGFKKSRKKTGAKTTNAKKRN; encoded by the exons aTGGAAAACTTCGAAGTACCCTCATTTTCCCTAGGTCTCGACGAAACGCCCCCCCATTCCCCCATCCATCCATCTCCTTCTCCCGCCGACCTACACGTCTCTGACTCCGATCCCGAATCCCGACCCTACCCGCCGCGCCCCCTCCTCAAACGCTTCCGCCGCGACCTCCCGCCGCCGTGCCTCGACGCCGACGACGACATCGAGGAGTTCTCCTCGCAAGAAGATCCCGATCAAG GGCATGCGTTTCCGTCGGCATGGAATCGGAATCATTCTGTGTGTAGCAGTTCGAAAGTTTCGTTGAATGGTAGCGGAGTTTTGACCCCTCATTCGTGTAGCAACTCTTCTTCTAGGgataggaaaagaaaggaaCTTTCCAATGATGTTCCGGCTTCTTCTAGGTTAGAGACACGGAAGAGTGGCTTGATGTTTCCCAAGTTAAACACTAGTCCTCTCCGAAGGTTTCAATTGATTGATTCCGACTCCGATGATGctgatgttgatgttggtgcCGATAAAGTTAACCCTAACAGTCATTTGGAACAAGATAAGAAAACTTTGGTTGATTTGAATGGAAATGAGGATCTGTGGAAGGATTTTTCGCCAGTCAAGAATGTTTATGTTAATAGGTTTCAATTGCTTTCGGATTCTGATGATTTGGATGTTGATGTTGGTGCTGCCAACAAAGCTAACCTTGAcagtaatttagaaaaaaataagaaaacattgCTTGATGAGGATCTATGGAAGGATTTTTCGCCAGTGAAGAATGTTTCTGTCCCAACTCCGGCCTTCAATGAGATGTGTGAAGAGTACTTTCGTTCTGCCTATTGCAAGGAAGTGGGTGGTGGTGATGTGTCTAAAAGTTTTAATGAGAGGAATCCTGGGGTTAGCTCTAGCTGCCAGAGGGATCAACAGCAACAGGAATCAACGGACCCTGTTCATCCTGCTCATAGTTATTTTTTCCATGAGGATCCGAGAATTCGGCGGTTAGTTTGCAGTCGCCTGCAGAATTTTAATCCACTAGGTACCATCAACACAGTGAATCAGCAACCTAATGTCTCACACATTGATTACAT GAGGCAATTTGGCAATGGAGGAGCTTCAAACATGCAGGGAGTTCAAAATGGTCGTGTTAGCAACTCAACAAGGGGAAAAAATAAATCCAGCAATTTGAATGTTGAGGGATATTTTGATGCTTCTGGAGGCTGGATGGATCCCAAATTTGTTTCTCCATTCAGCCACGGGAAATCTTCTAGAAAGAAAGCAACAAAGAGGAATAGCACTAAGAATAGTGTCtcaaaaagtaataataaaacaaacaaatcaaacccTTCAAACCAATCATCTGAGGGCTGGGTGGAACCCAGGAGCTGCACCAGTTTGCCAAAGGATGCGGGCAAAAGGCGTGTTCAAGCAAGTGGTCAATCTGCTGGTCATTGGTTTACATCACCAGAAGGGAGAAAG